A window of the Streptomyces sp. NBC_00454 genome harbors these coding sequences:
- a CDS encoding ATP-binding domain-containing protein, with protein sequence MGSGEADGTEAGDTATGSGEAEEVPAAGAPTAASGEAGDSAPEPTPSGEAGSRDGESDDAEPAATAGATAPEPDPGGAGSGDGADAGSSGEAGSGDGSGAEPQGTVEGRVGESPAGPTDPDGPVEGTADGADPAQADAESGTGSATEAKPALSEAAAELAAQKIERERIARRKAEREAPIEAGAKLSGTAADLLAAVRAMESGVRPPAPLHRPAPAQPQAHAQPQAQAAQPEAPAPTPERAPAPTPTPSREPSPDPDAVQALRTLLARGGAPESLAPQAALALGADAAGQLAESPWRLLAVAGVRPTQADGFARALLGPEETGPGDERRAAALVGWLLGQAAAKGHTVLDAPTLESALAQYGVPDPAEALEAAVGDGAVLSFEEPVGPPVAEDEEQPVRILVGLEGSAMAEESLAEGLARIANTFTDPADWDKAAGGNGPGAELIRAVAAHGLVTHTGGEAARAEPFALLAAAREAGLRAWLAAHAPAAEGAQGAGGAVTVAGLLAGAEGPGRDADGQFALDLLIVLDVPQLDVETAAALVESVPDGARLVLSGDPGVLGSAGPGRVFADVLAARAFPQLVSRVPDPGPIGELVSGVGIGELNQVDAPGKEVVIVPVRDAGEAVHRTVQLVSESVPRAFGIPADAVQVITPGHGGSAGTRALNAALKERLNPGPGRFGGFDPGDRVVHVPSAGRALPARVVSADAQGLHLEAAAGARILVPKERVESQVRHGWAVTAHQAVGSRWPAVVVVLPGDAAQALSREWVYTAFGRAGRHLSVVHGVDQALPRAVAEVPPKPRTTRLTGLLRALAAAAQAQPE encoded by the coding sequence CTGGGGTCCGGCGAAGCCGACGGCACCGAGGCCGGTGACACCGCCACCGGGTCCGGCGAAGCCGAGGAGGTTCCCGCCGCAGGGGCGCCCACCGCCGCGTCCGGCGAAGCCGGTGACAGCGCCCCTGAGCCGACGCCTTCCGGCGAAGCCGGGAGCAGGGACGGGGAGTCGGACGACGCCGAGCCCGCCGCGACCGCCGGGGCGACCGCCCCCGAGCCGGACCCCGGCGGAGCCGGGAGCGGGGACGGGGCGGATGCCGGTTCGTCCGGCGAAGCCGGGAGCGGAGACGGGTCTGGGGCGGAGCCCCAGGGAACGGTGGAAGGGCGGGTAGGGGAAAGCCCCGCAGGGCCCACCGACCCCGACGGGCCCGTCGAAGGCACGGCGGACGGAGCCGACCCGGCGCAGGCCGACGCCGAGTCCGGGACCGGGTCCGCCACCGAGGCCAAGCCCGCGCTGAGCGAAGCGGCGGCGGAACTGGCCGCGCAGAAGATCGAGCGGGAGCGCATCGCCCGGCGCAAGGCCGAGCGCGAGGCCCCCATCGAAGCCGGGGCGAAGCTCAGCGGGACGGCCGCCGATCTCCTGGCCGCCGTACGGGCCATGGAGAGCGGCGTCCGTCCCCCCGCCCCGCTCCACCGCCCCGCACCGGCACAGCCGCAGGCACACGCACAGCCGCAGGCACAGGCGGCACAGCCGGAGGCCCCCGCGCCCACGCCGGAGCGCGCACCCGCCCCCACGCCGACACCCTCGCGGGAGCCCTCCCCCGACCCCGACGCCGTCCAGGCGCTCCGCACCCTCCTAGCCCGTGGCGGGGCCCCCGAGTCCCTGGCCCCGCAGGCGGCCCTCGCGCTCGGCGCCGACGCGGCCGGGCAGCTCGCCGAATCCCCCTGGCGGCTCCTCGCCGTCGCCGGGGTCCGCCCGACCCAGGCCGACGGGTTCGCCCGCGCCCTCCTCGGCCCCGAAGAAACCGGCCCCGGGGACGAGCGGCGGGCCGCCGCCCTGGTGGGCTGGCTGCTCGGCCAGGCCGCCGCCAAGGGACACACGGTGCTGGACGCCCCCACCCTGGAGTCCGCCCTCGCCCAGTACGGCGTGCCCGACCCGGCAGAGGCGCTGGAGGCGGCCGTCGGGGACGGAGCCGTCCTCAGCTTCGAGGAGCCGGTGGGCCCGCCCGTAGCCGAGGACGAGGAGCAGCCCGTACGGATCCTCGTGGGCCTGGAAGGCTCCGCCATGGCCGAGGAGAGCCTCGCCGAGGGCCTGGCCCGGATCGCCAACACCTTCACGGACCCCGCCGACTGGGACAAGGCCGCCGGCGGCAACGGCCCCGGCGCCGAGTTGATCCGGGCGGTCGCCGCGCACGGCCTGGTCACCCACACCGGCGGCGAGGCCGCCCGCGCCGAGCCCTTCGCCCTGCTCGCGGCCGCCCGGGAGGCCGGCCTGCGGGCCTGGCTGGCCGCGCACGCCCCGGCCGCCGAAGGCGCACAGGGTGCCGGGGGCGCGGTCACCGTGGCCGGTCTGCTGGCCGGCGCCGAGGGCCCCGGCCGGGATGCGGACGGGCAGTTCGCGCTGGACCTGCTCATCGTCCTCGACGTCCCGCAGCTGGACGTGGAGACGGCGGCCGCGCTGGTGGAGTCCGTGCCCGACGGCGCCCGCCTGGTGCTGTCCGGCGATCCCGGGGTGCTCGGCAGCGCCGGCCCCGGCCGGGTCTTCGCCGATGTGCTCGCGGCCCGCGCCTTCCCCCAGCTGGTGTCCCGCGTCCCGGATCCCGGCCCGATCGGCGAGCTGGTCTCGGGGGTCGGGATCGGGGAGCTGAACCAGGTGGACGCCCCCGGCAAGGAGGTCGTCATCGTTCCGGTGCGCGACGCCGGGGAGGCCGTGCACCGCACCGTGCAGCTGGTCTCCGAGTCGGTGCCCCGCGCCTTCGGGATCCCGGCGGACGCCGTCCAGGTCATCACCCCGGGCCACGGCGGCTCGGCGGGTACCCGGGCGCTCAACGCCGCCCTCAAGGAGCGGCTGAACCCCGGTCCCGGCCGGTTCGGCGGCTTCGACCCGGGGGACCGCGTGGTCCACGTGCCGTCCGCCGGGCGGGCGCTGCCGGCCCGGGTGGTGTCGGCCGACGCGCAGGGGCTGCATCTGGAGGCCGCCGCGGGCGCGCGGATCCTCGTACCGAAGGAGCGGGTGGAGTCCCAGGTGCGGCACGGCTGGGCCGTGACGGCGCACCAGGCCGTGGGTTCGCGCTGGCCGGCCGTGGTCGTCGTCCTGCCCGGGGACGCGGCGCAGGCCCTGTCCCGGGAGTGGGTGTACACGGCGTTCGGGCGCGCCGGGCGCCACCTGTCGGTGGTGCACGGGGTGGACCAGGCTCTGCCCCGCGCCGTCGCGGAGGTGCCCCCGAAGCCCCGTACGACCCGGCTGACGGGCCTGCTCCGGGCGCTCGCCGCGGCGGCGCAGGCGCAGCCCGAGTAG
- a CDS encoding DUF5703 family protein, whose product MPEYEFVDLYVPRGVPRQETTRLLTDHAEYGHWELDRLTLLRDGSRRVRLRRRIIRQVRATW is encoded by the coding sequence ATGCCGGAATACGAATTTGTCGACCTGTACGTGCCCCGAGGGGTTCCACGCCAGGAAACGACCCGCCTGTTGACCGATCATGCCGAGTACGGGCATTGGGAGCTCGACCGGCTGACGCTGCTCCGGGACGGCAGTCGCCGTGTCCGACTGCGCCGCCGGATCATCCGCCAGGTCCGCGCGACCTGGTGA
- a CDS encoding chaplin family protein: MRRQVQVTGKKTLITMAAAGGLLAIGGGYAHADSAASGHTAHSPGLLSGNTVQAPVDAPVNACGNTVTVVGALNPAFGNRCANVPGRPGHPQHPDHPEHPGNPDEPCDEDDHPGHPGDHGNPGTPGDHGTPGDHGNPGTPGDHGTPGDHGNPGTPGDHGTPGDHGNPGTPGDHGTPGDHGNPGTPGDHGTPGDHGNPGGPGDHGTPGDHGNPGGPGTPGNPGGNPGNPGTPGTGQPGTPTGPGTGTGVGAGSVTPVTYPAQGTGPGTGSTPAGGLAETGAGDVLTAGVPLAAGMLLAGAVLYRRARKAA; the protein is encoded by the coding sequence ATGCGACGACAGGTACAGGTCACCGGCAAGAAGACCTTGATCACCATGGCGGCCGCGGGGGGTCTGCTCGCGATCGGCGGGGGATACGCACACGCGGACTCCGCGGCCTCCGGCCACACCGCGCACTCACCGGGCCTGCTGTCCGGGAACACCGTTCAGGCACCCGTGGACGCACCGGTGAACGCCTGCGGGAACACGGTGACGGTGGTGGGGGCCCTGAACCCGGCCTTCGGCAACCGCTGCGCGAACGTTCCGGGCCGACCGGGCCACCCGCAGCACCCGGACCACCCCGAGCACCCGGGCAACCCGGACGAGCCGTGCGACGAGGACGACCACCCGGGGCACCCGGGCGACCACGGGAACCCGGGCACACCGGGTGACCACGGCACGCCGGGTGACCACGGGAATCCGGGTACCCCGGGTGACCACGGCACCCCCGGCGACCACGGGAACCCGGGTACCCCGGGTGACCACGGCACGCCGGGTGACCACGGCAATCCGGGTACCCCGGGTGACCACGGCACCCCCGGCGACCACGGGAACCCGGGTACCCCGGGCGATCACGGCACGCCGGGTGACCACGGCAATCCGGGCGGGCCGGGCGATCACGGCACCCCGGGCGACCACGGGAACCCCGGCGGCCCCGGTACACCGGGCAATCCGGGCGGGAACCCGGGGAACCCCGGTACTCCCGGCACCGGGCAGCCGGGAACGCCCACCGGCCCGGGCACAGGCACGGGCGTCGGCGCCGGATCGGTGACCCCGGTCACGTACCCCGCCCAGGGAACCGGCCCTGGTACGGGTTCAACCCCGGCCGGGGGACTGGCCGAGACCGGCGCCGGTGACGTCCTCACCGCCGGAGTGCCCCTGGCCGCGGGCATGCTGCTGGCGGGCGCCGTGCTCTACCGCCGGGCGCGCAAGGCCGCCTGA
- the chpH gene encoding chaplin ChpH produces the protein MFKKVAAAAAVTGGLVLAGAGLAVADAGAQGAAIGSPGVLSGNVVQVPIHVPVNVCGNTVSVIGLLNPAFGNTCVNA, from the coding sequence ATGTTCAAGAAGGTTGCCGCCGCTGCGGCTGTCACCGGTGGTCTGGTTCTCGCGGGTGCGGGCCTGGCTGTCGCCGACGCGGGTGCCCAGGGTGCGGCCATCGGCTCCCCCGGTGTCCTGTCCGGCAACGTCGTCCAGGTTCCGATCCACGTTCCCGTGAACGTCTGCGGCAACACGGTCTCCGTGATCGGTCTGCTGAACCCGGCTTTCGGCAACACCTGCGTCAACGCCTGA
- a CDS encoding M20/M25/M40 family metallo-hydrolase, protein MSESSAGRTVSGEDEVVDLCRDLIRIDTSNYGDHSGPGERKAAEWVAEQLAEVGLEPQIFESHKGRASTVARIEGEDPSRPALLIHGHTDVVPANAADWTYDPFAGEIADGCVWGRGAVDMKDMDAMTLAVVRDRMRSGRKPPRDIVLAFLADEEAGGTYGARHLVDKHPGLFEGVTEAIGEVGGFSFTVNENLRLYLVETAQKGMHWMRLTVEGTAGHGSMTNNDNAITELCEAVGRLGRHTWPVRVTKTVRHFLDELSDALGTPLDPDDMEATLAKLGGIAKMVGATLRNSAAPTMLGAGYKVNVIPGQATAHVDGRFLPGYEEEFFADLDRILGPRVKREDVHGDKALETSFDGRLVDAMQTALKAHDPIARAVPYMLSGGTDAKSFDDLGIRCFGFAPLQLPPELDFAGMFHGVDERVPVEGLKFGVRVLDRFIDES, encoded by the coding sequence GTGAGCGAGTCGAGCGCGGGCAGGACCGTATCCGGCGAGGACGAGGTCGTCGACCTCTGCCGGGACCTCATCCGGATCGACACCAGCAACTACGGGGACCACTCCGGCCCCGGCGAGCGCAAGGCGGCCGAGTGGGTCGCCGAGCAGCTCGCCGAGGTCGGGCTGGAGCCGCAGATCTTCGAATCGCACAAGGGGCGCGCCTCGACCGTGGCGCGCATCGAGGGCGAGGACCCCTCGCGTCCGGCGCTGCTGATCCACGGGCACACCGACGTGGTCCCCGCCAACGCGGCCGACTGGACCTACGACCCCTTCGCCGGCGAGATCGCCGACGGCTGCGTGTGGGGCCGCGGCGCGGTCGACATGAAGGACATGGACGCGATGACGCTGGCCGTCGTGCGCGACCGCATGCGCAGCGGCCGCAAGCCCCCGCGCGACATCGTGCTGGCCTTCCTCGCCGACGAGGAGGCGGGCGGCACCTACGGCGCCCGGCACCTCGTCGACAAGCACCCGGGGCTCTTCGAGGGGGTCACCGAGGCGATCGGCGAGGTCGGCGGCTTCTCCTTCACCGTGAACGAGAACCTGCGGCTGTACCTGGTGGAGACCGCCCAGAAGGGCATGCACTGGATGCGGCTCACCGTCGAGGGCACCGCCGGCCACGGGTCGATGACCAACAACGACAACGCCATCACCGAGCTGTGCGAGGCCGTGGGGCGCCTGGGCCGCCACACCTGGCCGGTACGGGTCACCAAGACCGTGCGCCACTTCCTGGACGAGCTCTCGGACGCGCTGGGCACCCCGCTCGACCCGGACGACATGGAGGCCACGCTCGCCAAGCTCGGCGGCATCGCCAAGATGGTCGGCGCGACCCTGCGCAACTCGGCCGCCCCGACCATGCTCGGCGCCGGCTACAAGGTCAACGTCATCCCGGGGCAGGCCACCGCCCACGTGGACGGCCGCTTCCTGCCGGGCTACGAGGAGGAGTTCTTCGCCGACCTCGACCGGATCCTGGGCCCGCGCGTGAAGCGGGAGGACGTCCACGGGGACAAGGCCCTGGAGACCTCCTTCGACGGCAGGCTCGTGGACGCCATGCAGACCGCCCTCAAGGCGCACGACCCGATCGCGCGCGCGGTCCCGTACATGCTCTCCGGCGGTACGGACGCCAAGTCCTTCGACGACCTCGGCATCCGCTGCTTCGGCTTCGCGCCGCTGCAGCTGCCGCCGGAGCTGGACTTCGCCGGGATGTTCCACGGGGTGGACGAGCGGGTGCCGGTGGAGGGCCTCAAGTTCGGCGTGCGCGTGCTCGACCGGTTCATCGACGAGTCCTGA
- a CDS encoding zinc ribbon domain-containing protein YjdM — MNENLPPCPKCSCEYTYEMNALVVCPECGHEWVPAEEDAQAATGSGERVVKDSVGNVLSDGDTVTVAKALKVKGSPSGIKAGTKVRNIRLIDGVDGHDIDCRIDGFGAMQLKSSVVKKA; from the coding sequence GTGAATGAGAATCTTCCTCCTTGCCCCAAATGTTCCTGCGAGTACACCTACGAGATGAACGCGCTCGTGGTGTGCCCCGAGTGCGGTCACGAGTGGGTGCCCGCCGAAGAGGACGCGCAGGCCGCGACGGGCTCCGGGGAGCGGGTCGTGAAGGACTCCGTGGGCAATGTGCTCAGCGACGGGGACACCGTGACCGTGGCCAAGGCGCTCAAGGTCAAGGGCAGCCCCTCGGGGATCAAGGCCGGCACGAAGGTCCGTAACATCCGGCTCATCGACGGGGTCGACGGACACGACATCGACTGCAGGATCGACGGCTTCGGCGCGATGCAGCTCAAGTCCAGCGTGGTCAAGAAGGCCTGA
- a CDS encoding APC family permease, with the protein MPTGRSTTLTDPAEISTYKGQDRALRADRLGTAGLLLSVLAASAPLMVVAGVMPTTFGVMGIVGQPLLFVILGVVLALFSIGYAEMSRHVHNAGAFYAYIARGLGPTAGAGASLVALVAYSAMQVGVYGILGFEVSSLFATYLDITLAWWIPALAAVALTGALGWLKIDLNAKVLGVLLLIEVVLVVIFDVAALGKPGPDGLSLHAFDPATLSGAGLGTALCFCIAAFVGFEQSPVYAEETSKPHIVVSRVMFLAVGFVALFFALSAWALTVATGPGEVVKASAEAGPGLLFQLTESRLGTAFTDALHVLFVTGMFAAMLSFHNVVARYAFAMGREGLLPASFGRTNAGTGAPATGSLLQTVISVVVVLAFAFTDDLPAGDPTTPVLHLFTWMGSVGALGVTLLMAAASFAVIAFFVRRGTAGAQVWRLVAAGLAGIALLAIAVYTVRDFGVLVAAEEGSALSWVLPGIIGAAAAAGLAYGLFLRSSRPEVHARIGLGNEAFRLDQAAEAIPGD; encoded by the coding sequence ATGCCGACGGGCAGATCCACCACGCTCACCGACCCGGCCGAGATCAGCACGTACAAGGGCCAGGACCGCGCCCTGCGCGCCGACCGCCTCGGCACCGCGGGCCTGCTGCTCTCCGTACTCGCCGCGAGCGCCCCCCTGATGGTGGTCGCGGGTGTCATGCCCACCACCTTCGGGGTCATGGGCATCGTCGGACAGCCCCTGCTGTTCGTCATCCTCGGCGTCGTCCTCGCGCTCTTCAGCATCGGCTACGCCGAGATGAGCCGGCACGTCCACAACGCCGGCGCCTTCTACGCCTACATCGCGCGCGGGCTCGGCCCCACCGCCGGCGCCGGCGCCTCGCTCGTCGCCCTCGTCGCGTACAGCGCCATGCAGGTCGGCGTCTACGGCATCCTCGGCTTCGAGGTCTCCAGCCTCTTCGCCACCTACCTCGACATCACGCTCGCCTGGTGGATACCGGCCCTGGCCGCCGTCGCCCTCACCGGCGCCCTCGGCTGGCTCAAGATCGACCTCAACGCCAAGGTGCTGGGCGTCCTCCTGCTCATCGAGGTCGTCCTCGTCGTCATCTTCGACGTCGCCGCCCTCGGCAAGCCCGGCCCCGACGGCCTCTCGCTGCACGCCTTCGACCCCGCGACCCTCAGCGGCGCCGGCCTCGGCACCGCCCTGTGCTTCTGCATCGCCGCCTTCGTGGGCTTCGAGCAGTCCCCGGTCTACGCCGAGGAGACCAGCAAGCCGCACATCGTGGTCTCCCGGGTGATGTTCCTCGCCGTCGGCTTCGTCGCCCTCTTCTTCGCGCTCAGCGCCTGGGCCCTCACCGTCGCCACCGGCCCCGGCGAGGTGGTCAAGGCCTCCGCCGAAGCCGGCCCCGGCCTGCTCTTCCAGCTCACCGAGAGCCGCCTGGGCACCGCCTTCACCGACGCCCTGCACGTCCTGTTCGTGACCGGCATGTTCGCGGCGATGCTCAGCTTCCACAACGTCGTCGCCCGCTACGCCTTCGCGATGGGCCGCGAGGGCCTGCTGCCGGCCTCCTTCGGCCGCACCAATGCCGGTACCGGCGCCCCCGCCACCGGCTCGCTCCTGCAGACCGTGATCTCCGTGGTCGTCGTCCTCGCCTTCGCGTTCACCGACGACCTGCCGGCCGGCGACCCCACCACGCCCGTCCTGCACCTGTTCACCTGGATGGGCAGCGTCGGCGCCCTCGGCGTGACCCTGCTGATGGCCGCGGCCTCCTTCGCCGTCATCGCCTTCTTCGTCCGCCGGGGCACCGCGGGTGCCCAGGTCTGGCGGCTCGTCGCGGCGGGCCTGGCCGGCATCGCGCTGCTCGCCATCGCCGTCTACACCGTCAGGGACTTCGGCGTCCTGGTCGCCGCCGAAGAGGGCTCCGCGTTGAGCTGGGTGCTGCCCGGCATCATCGGCGCCGCGGCCGCGGCGGGCCTGGCGTACGGCCTGTTCCTGCGCTCCTCGCGCCCCGAGGTGCACGCCCGCATCGGCCTGGGCAACGAGGCCTTCCGCCTCGACCAGGCGGCCGAGGCCATCCCGGGCGACTGA
- a CDS encoding FAD-binding dehydrogenase codes for MTYDADVIVIGAGLAGLVATAELVDAGRKVILLDQEPEQSIGGQAHWSFGGLFFVDSPEQRRMRIKDTRELALQDWAGTAGFDREEDAWPRRWAEAYVDFAAGEKRPWLHAQGVRFFPVVGWAERGGYDANGHGNSVPRFHITWGTGPGLVAPFERRVRAGVARGLVQLKFRHRVTGLARTGGTLDTVTGEILAPSDAVRGTASGRESAGEFSLRAQAVIVTSGGIGGNHDLVRKQWPARLGTPPERMLSGVPAHVDGLMLGIAEEAGASHINKDRMWHYTEGIENWNPIWAKHGIRILPGPSSLWLDATGKRLPVPLFPGFDTLGTLDHIMKTGHDHTWFVLNQRIIGKEFGLSGSEQNPDLTGKSVRGVIDRARQAVPGPVKAFMDNGADFVVEKDLAALVRGMNAVTKEGLLDEETVRREIVARDREIANPFTKDLQVTAIHGARKYLGDKLIRTAAPHRILDPAAGPLIAVRLSILTRKSLGGLETDLSSRVLTETGEPLPGLYAAGEAAGFGGGGVHGYRALEGTFLGGCIFSGRAAGRAAGRAVG; via the coding sequence ATGACGTACGACGCAGACGTGATCGTGATCGGGGCCGGGCTCGCGGGCCTCGTGGCCACTGCCGAGCTCGTCGACGCCGGCCGCAAGGTCATCCTGCTCGACCAGGAGCCGGAACAGTCCATCGGCGGCCAGGCGCACTGGTCCTTCGGTGGCCTGTTCTTCGTCGACTCGCCCGAGCAGCGCCGCATGCGGATCAAGGACACCCGCGAGCTGGCCCTCCAGGACTGGGCCGGCACCGCCGGCTTCGACCGCGAGGAGGACGCCTGGCCGCGCCGCTGGGCCGAGGCCTACGTGGACTTCGCGGCCGGCGAGAAGCGCCCCTGGCTGCACGCCCAGGGGGTCCGCTTCTTCCCCGTCGTCGGCTGGGCGGAGCGCGGCGGCTACGACGCGAACGGCCACGGCAACTCCGTCCCCCGCTTCCACATCACCTGGGGCACCGGCCCCGGCCTGGTGGCCCCCTTCGAACGCCGGGTCCGCGCCGGGGTGGCCCGGGGCCTGGTCCAGCTGAAGTTCCGTCACCGGGTCACCGGGCTCGCGCGCACCGGCGGCACCCTCGACACCGTGACGGGCGAGATCCTGGCCCCGTCCGACGCCGTACGGGGCACCGCGAGCGGACGCGAGAGCGCCGGGGAGTTCTCCCTGCGCGCCCAGGCCGTGATCGTGACCAGCGGCGGCATCGGCGGCAACCACGACCTCGTGCGCAAGCAGTGGCCGGCGCGGCTCGGCACCCCGCCCGAGCGGATGCTCTCCGGGGTCCCGGCGCACGTGGACGGCCTGATGCTGGGCATCGCGGAGGAGGCGGGCGCCAGCCACATCAACAAGGACCGGATGTGGCACTACACCGAGGGCATCGAGAACTGGAACCCGATCTGGGCCAAGCACGGCATCCGCATCCTGCCCGGCCCGTCCTCGCTCTGGCTGGACGCCACCGGCAAGCGGCTGCCCGTACCGCTCTTCCCGGGCTTCGACACCCTCGGCACGCTCGACCACATCATGAAGACCGGCCACGACCACACCTGGTTCGTCCTCAACCAGCGCATCATCGGCAAGGAGTTCGGGCTCTCGGGCTCCGAGCAGAATCCCGACCTGACGGGCAAGTCGGTCCGCGGGGTCATCGACCGCGCACGCCAGGCCGTACCCGGCCCGGTGAAGGCCTTCATGGACAACGGCGCCGACTTCGTCGTCGAGAAGGACCTCGCCGCCCTGGTGCGCGGCATGAACGCGGTGACGAAGGAAGGGCTGCTCGACGAGGAGACGGTCCGCCGGGAGATCGTCGCCCGGGACCGGGAGATCGCCAACCCCTTCACCAAGGACCTCCAGGTCACGGCGATCCACGGAGCCCGCAAGTACCTCGGCGACAAGCTGATCCGCACCGCCGCCCCGCACCGGATCCTGGACCCGGCGGCGGGCCCGCTGATCGCCGTCCGACTCTCGATCCTGACCCGCAAATCGCTGGGCGGACTGGAGACCGACCTCTCCTCCCGGGTCCTGACGGAGACGGGCGAACCCCTGCCGGGCCTCTACGCGGCGGGCGAGGCCGCGGGCTTCGGCGGCGGCGGCGTCCACGGCTACCGGGCCCTGGAGGGCACCTTCCTCGGGGGCTGCATCTTCTCGGGCCGCGCAGCCGGCCGCGCCGCGGGCCGGGCGGTGGGTTGA
- a CDS encoding NUDIX hydrolase, producing the protein MGAADEVLDVVDREDRVTGQARRGEVYAAGLIHRCVFVLARDERGRVFVHRRTASKLVFPSHYDMFVGGVVGAGESYAGAALREAEEELGVSGLAQPEPLFKFLYEGPGGAWWSYVHEVRCELPVRPQASEVAWHTWLPEEEVARRVEDGSWPWVADGLAAYRRLREFRADGR; encoded by the coding sequence ATGGGCGCGGCCGACGAGGTACTGGACGTGGTGGACCGGGAGGACCGGGTGACGGGGCAGGCCCGGCGCGGCGAGGTGTACGCGGCCGGACTGATCCACCGGTGCGTGTTCGTGCTGGCCAGGGACGAGCGGGGGCGGGTGTTCGTGCACCGCCGGACGGCCTCGAAGCTGGTCTTCCCCTCGCACTACGACATGTTCGTGGGCGGCGTGGTCGGGGCCGGCGAGAGCTACGCCGGGGCCGCCCTGCGGGAGGCGGAGGAGGAGCTGGGGGTTTCGGGGCTGGCGCAGCCGGAGCCGCTGTTCAAGTTCCTGTACGAGGGTCCGGGCGGGGCCTGGTGGTCCTACGTGCACGAGGTCCGCTGCGAGCTGCCGGTCCGGCCGCAGGCCTCGGAGGTGGCCTGGCACACGTGGCTCCCGGAGGAGGAGGTCGCGCGGCGGGTCGAGGACGGCTCGTGGCCCTGGGTGGCGGACGGCCTGGCGGCGTACCGGCGGCTGCGGGAGTTCCGTGCGGATGGCCGGTAG
- a CDS encoding YidH family protein produces MIDFGRDVRLWFAPERVKEEGETPDYRFSLANERTFLAWIRTALALVGGGFAVDQFLPDLRWGVRVGMAFALLAVGGACALRAVNHWVRCERAMRRGEDLPLSRFPVVLSLGVGLVAVAMVVVVLLGWTTGR; encoded by the coding sequence GTGATCGACTTTGGCAGGGACGTACGGCTCTGGTTCGCACCGGAGCGGGTGAAGGAAGAGGGCGAGACCCCCGACTACCGCTTCTCGCTGGCCAACGAGCGGACCTTCCTGGCCTGGATCCGGACCGCCCTGGCCCTGGTCGGCGGCGGTTTCGCCGTGGACCAGTTCCTGCCCGACCTGCGGTGGGGGGTCCGCGTCGGCATGGCCTTCGCGCTGCTCGCGGTGGGCGGGGCCTGCGCGCTGCGGGCGGTGAACCACTGGGTGCGGTGCGAGCGGGCGATGCGGCGCGGCGAGGACCTGCCACTGTCCCGGTTCCCGGTGGTGCTGAGCCTGGGGGTCGGGCTGGTCGCGGTGGCGATGGTCGTGGTCGTGCTGCTGGGCTGGACCACGGGTCGGTGA
- a CDS encoding DUF202 domain-containing protein, which translates to MSGNDAAGGDGPGGRDAGLQPERTRLAWRRTTLSCAVAAVLALRQALHKNGSPVELAGVAVIALVMLAFLGVAHRRMRELAAARPAGLSPNAALAATACTVALAVFAMAVII; encoded by the coding sequence GTGAGCGGCAACGACGCCGCGGGCGGCGACGGACCCGGCGGCCGGGACGCGGGGCTGCAGCCGGAGCGGACCCGGCTCGCGTGGCGGCGTACGACGCTCTCGTGCGCGGTGGCGGCCGTACTGGCGCTGCGCCAGGCCCTGCACAAGAACGGCTCCCCGGTGGAGCTCGCCGGGGTGGCGGTGATCGCACTGGTCATGCTGGCCTTTCTGGGGGTGGCGCACCGGCGGATGCGGGAGCTGGCGGCGGCCCGGCCGGCCGGGCTGAGCCCGAATGCGGCGCTCGCGGCGACGGCGTGCACGGTGGCGCTCGCCGTGTTCGCGATGGCGGTCATCATCTGA